One segment of Candidatus Afararchaeum irisae DNA contains the following:
- a CDS encoding transposase, whose amino-acid sequence RLHHLPFRALQYYTSYKAAFESIPTAWINPEYTSQRCPMCGHTERANRNKKRFKCRSCSHQDHSDRGASVNIAVKGIKKHHDWNVPALNSLPVVRKVRRQASGAVDAPTATHSSVRDDRDPSRGVASRTVGVSD is encoded by the coding sequence ACGCTTGCACCACCTCCCGTTCCGCGCCCTCCAATACTACACGTCGTACAAGGCGGCCTTCGAGAGCATCCCGACTGCGTGGATTAACCCCGAGTACACGAGCCAACGGTGTCCGATGTGTGGGCACACGGAGCGAGCGAACCGGAACAAGAAGCGGTTCAAATGCCGGTCGTGTTCCCATCAAGACCACAGCGACCGTGGTGCAAGCGTCAACATCGCCGTAAAAGGCATCAAGAAGCATCACGATTGGAATGTGCCTGCTCTCAACAGCCTTCCCGTTGTTCGGAAGGTGCGACGGCAGGCATCGGGGGCTGTGGACGCTCCGACCGCAACCCACTCGTCCGTTCGAGACGACCGTGACCCCTCTCGGGGTGTGGCGTCGAGGACGGTGGGAGTGTCCGATTAA
- a CDS encoding RNA ligase has product METSEKSDLYAEKLSLTESEFEEISDSFSQRNYDGKNYYYYPDYTAKIERGTVLIDGEVVRGFPKIPRTLVLEEGVPRYFDDTVVVEEKMNGYNTRVVRLEDLGVVAFTRGGIICPFTTHKVKNWLDLGSFFDDHPDKMLCGEMTGKENPYTAHDYSGIESLEFLAFDIRDRGSGDSVEVDERRNLCESYGFPQVPFKGKFDADETDGIKEVIESLNAQGREGVVMKTEDVSNQLKYTTSAANQGDLSYAFSLPFDYGQDFMFRRIVREAFQAVEWEEEVSERADSLGEAILGSMVDAIHEVEEGENIGERHTVRGESEVIEELLEHLRDLGVQLVIERDEKDGSDGDGDGDDDRDDERVVTFVKKMQSTKDKTESYLEGQIVRG; this is encoded by the coding sequence ATGGAAACTTCCGAGAAATCAGACCTGTACGCCGAGAAGCTCAGTCTCACGGAGTCGGAGTTCGAGGAGATCTCCGACAGCTTCAGTCAGAGAAACTACGACGGAAAAAACTACTACTACTACCCCGACTACACCGCAAAGATAGAACGCGGAACAGTCCTCATAGACGGAGAGGTCGTGAGAGGCTTCCCGAAGATCCCACGGACTCTGGTTCTCGAAGAGGGCGTCCCGAGGTACTTCGACGACACTGTAGTAGTCGAGGAGAAGATGAACGGCTACAACACGCGGGTCGTGAGGCTCGAAGACCTGGGTGTCGTCGCGTTCACACGTGGGGGTATAATCTGTCCTTTTACGACACACAAGGTCAAGAACTGGCTCGACCTCGGCTCCTTCTTCGACGACCATCCCGACAAGATGTTGTGCGGAGAGATGACAGGAAAGGAGAACCCCTACACTGCACACGACTACTCGGGGATAGAGTCTCTCGAGTTCCTCGCCTTCGACATACGGGATCGGGGGTCGGGAGACTCAGTCGAAGTCGACGAGAGACGTAACCTGTGTGAGAGCTACGGCTTTCCGCAGGTTCCTTTCAAGGGGAAGTTCGACGCCGACGAGACCGACGGTATAAAGGAGGTGATAGAGAGTCTCAACGCCCAGGGGAGGGAAGGCGTCGTTATGAAGACCGAAGACGTCAGTAACCAGCTCAAGTACACGACCTCAGCCGCAAACCAGGGCGACCTGTCTTACGCGTTCTCGCTTCCGTTCGACTACGGACAGGACTTCATGTTCAGACGTATAGTACGTGAGGCGTTCCAGGCGGTCGAGTGGGAGGAGGAAGTCTCCGAGAGAGCCGACAGTCTCGGCGAAGCCATCCTCGGGTCGATGGTAGACGCCATACACGAGGTCGAAGAAGGCGAAAACATAGGCGAACGCCACACTGTGAGAGGTGAATCTGAGGTCATAGAGGAGCTTCTCGAACATCTCAGAGACCTGGGGGTACAGCTCGTGATAGAGAGAGACGAGAAGGACGGGAGCGATGGAGACGGAGACGGAGACGACGACAGAGACGACGAACGCGTCGTGACATTCGTGAAGAAGATGCAGTCGACCAAGGACAAGACGGAGTCGTACCTCGAAGGTCAGATAGTCAGAGGATGA